One genomic segment of Kordiimonas sp. SCSIO 12603 includes these proteins:
- a CDS encoding glutathione S-transferase family protein — MTNSSAYIMYGCPVSLYTGKARSYMRKKGISYTERLQSHPDYFEKIVPKVGRIVIPVIEAENGDTVQDTTEIIDYLENKHDSGSAYPTGPKQKILSLIFELFGDEGLLKPAMHYRWNFDDDNDDFISLEFGRFMNPVAEDDDAKQLAAMPKAKMSGLLPALGITEETKEAIEAGYHDLLDALNAHFLKHPYLFGGVPSIGDFGLYAPLYAHLGRDPAPSLIMKKKANRVWRWVERMTASDADMPEFPELSPAFYDDDQIPETITPILEVIAKDYLPELKGLVGFINQHLADNPEIGEGDAVIKDANARSLGFFKATIRDTEFSLVARHYSIWMLQRAQDAFATLSSADAEEIRSYLSEIGLEEILDLKTKRRIERDTFKEVWGKTQ, encoded by the coding sequence ATGACCAATTCATCTGCCTACATTATGTATGGCTGCCCTGTTTCGCTTTATACCGGCAAAGCCCGCAGCTATATGCGAAAGAAGGGCATCTCCTATACCGAACGGCTCCAGAGCCATCCTGACTATTTTGAAAAAATTGTTCCGAAGGTTGGCCGTATTGTTATCCCGGTTATTGAAGCAGAAAACGGGGATACGGTTCAGGACACTACAGAAATCATTGATTATCTTGAAAACAAGCACGATAGCGGTAGCGCCTATCCTACCGGCCCAAAACAAAAAATCCTGTCCCTGATTTTTGAACTATTCGGCGATGAAGGCCTTCTTAAACCAGCCATGCATTACCGCTGGAACTTTGATGACGACAATGATGATTTTATCTCGCTAGAGTTCGGGCGTTTTATGAACCCGGTGGCAGAAGACGATGATGCAAAGCAGCTAGCCGCTATGCCAAAAGCCAAAATGAGCGGCCTGCTTCCCGCTCTTGGCATTACCGAGGAAACAAAAGAGGCTATTGAAGCGGGCTACCATGATCTACTGGACGCACTGAACGCCCATTTCCTGAAACATCCCTACCTGTTTGGTGGCGTGCCATCTATTGGTGACTTTGGCCTTTATGCGCCACTGTATGCACACCTGGGCAGAGACCCTGCCCCTAGCTTGATCATGAAGAAAAAAGCCAACCGGGTATGGCGCTGGGTGGAACGCATGACAGCATCTGATGCCGACATGCCTGAATTCCCTGAGCTCTCACCAGCATTCTATGATGATGATCAGATCCCAGAGACAATTACCCCCATCCTAGAAGTAATCGCGAAGGATTATCTGCCGGAACTTAAGGGGCTTGTTGGTTTTATCAACCAGCACCTTGCCGATAACCCAGAAATTGGCGAAGGCGATGCTGTTATTAAAGATGCCAATGCTCGTTCGCTTGGCTTCTTTAAAGCAACCATCAGAGATACGGAATTCAGCTTGGTCGCGCGCCACTACAGCATTTGGATGCTGCAGCGTGCGCAAGATGCATTTGCTACGCTTTCGAGCGCTGATGCTGAAGAAATTCGCTCTTACCTATCAGAGATTGGCCTTGAGGAAATACTTGATCTAAAAACGAAGCGCAGAATTGAGCGCGATACCTTCAAAGAGGTTTGGGGCAAAACCCAATAA
- a CDS encoding GNAT family N-acetyltransferase, with the protein MNSEIRYQRFTELTNEELYRILQLRSEVFVVEQDCAYQDIDGLDQISVHCSIVEGEDLAAYLRYFMSPDDSSVMKLGRVIVAEKYRGKKLGAVLIADAIDVIKQTDASEIFIAAQAHLQKFYSDLGFVTCSEVYDLDNIDHVDMVLKF; encoded by the coding sequence ATGAATAGTGAAATCAGATATCAGAGGTTTACGGAACTGACTAATGAGGAGCTTTACCGTATACTCCAGCTAAGGTCTGAGGTCTTTGTGGTTGAGCAGGACTGTGCTTATCAAGATATCGATGGCCTTGACCAAATATCGGTTCACTGTTCGATTGTTGAAGGTGAGGATTTAGCCGCTTATCTCCGGTATTTTATGAGCCCTGATGATAGTTCTGTAATGAAACTTGGTCGTGTGATTGTGGCTGAGAAATACCGAGGCAAGAAACTGGGCGCCGTTTTAATCGCTGATGCAATTGATGTGATCAAGCAAACTGATGCTTCAGAGATATTCATCGCCGCACAAGCGCACCTTCAGAAGTTTTATAGCGATCTGGGTTTTGTAACTTGTTCAGAGGTTTATGATCTCGATAACATTGACCATGTAGACATGGTTCTGAAATTCTAA
- a CDS encoding GNAT family N-acetyltransferase — translation MFIWDDAALKLITPRHGMAQMISDYYQNNEAHLASWEPLRPEGFHSVDAWEIRIQNKLDDIAEGKGVFFCVMDDAEEEMLGMCELSNIVLGPFNACNLGFSISQKHEGKGIMLEAVSEVVTFAFEKLHLHRVMANHMPANRRSAALLEKLGFEEEGLAKAYLKIAGKWEDHVLRAKINPSTSE, via the coding sequence GTGTTTATCTGGGATGATGCTGCGTTGAAACTCATTACCCCAAGGCACGGAATGGCGCAGATGATTTCTGATTATTATCAGAATAATGAAGCGCATCTTGCGTCTTGGGAACCGCTTAGGCCTGAAGGTTTTCACTCCGTGGATGCATGGGAAATACGCATTCAGAATAAGCTTGATGATATCGCTGAAGGCAAGGGTGTTTTCTTCTGCGTCATGGATGATGCGGAAGAAGAAATGCTTGGCATGTGTGAGCTTTCAAACATTGTGTTGGGCCCTTTCAATGCCTGTAATCTTGGTTTTTCCATCTCTCAAAAGCATGAAGGTAAAGGCATTATGCTGGAAGCAGTAAGTGAAGTAGTTACCTTTGCTTTTGAAAAACTGCATTTACATAGGGTGATGGCAAATCATATGCCCGCTAACAGGCGTTCGGCAGCACTTCTCGAAAAGCTTGGCTTTGAAGAAGAAGGTCTAGCAAAAGCCTATCTGAAAATTGCGGGTAAGTGGGAAGATCATGTCCTGAGGGCAAAGATCAACCCGAGCACTTCAGAATAA